The Prosthecobacter sp. SYSU 5D2 nucleotide sequence CTTCGCAGTTGCACAGCGGCCCTGCCGCCGCGAAACTGTCCCCCCACCCTAAACCATGACCTCTGACCGGATCGCGCTCCTCCTGTCCACTTTCGCCTTTCTGGCGGCGGTGTTTCCGGCTTTGCGGGCACTCAAGACCGGTGACTGGCGGCGCGGGCTGGTGCAAAAGGTCATCATGGCCATCGGCTTCCTCCTGCAGACGGAGGCCATTTACCTGCGCGGCCAGGTCGTGGGCCAGTGCCCCATGAAGAGCGTCTCCGACATCCTGGTCTTCATCGCCTGGAGCGTAGTGCTGCTTTATTTCCTGGTGGGCACCACCTACCGCGTTTCTCTCCTCGGCATGTTCACCGCGCCCCTGGTGGTGGCCATGCACGTCCTGGCCTTTGCCGTGCCGGATGCCTTTCCTGCATATGCGGCCAAAGGTGCCATTGATCCCTGGGTGGAGCTGCACGCCGCGCTCGCCCTGATTGCCTACGCCGCCTTTGCCCTGGCCTGTGTCACGGGCGTCATGTACCTTTTGCAAGAGCGGTTTTTGAAAAAGCACCTCATCGGCGGCCTGTTTTACCAGCTTCCCCCCATCCAGGGCCTGGCCAAGGCCATCCAGCGCCAGGTTTTCCTCGGCGTCCTGCTGCTGACCGCCAGCCTGGCCATCACCTTCAAGCTGGATACACCCATCACGAATCCCAAACTCATCATCGCCTGGGGCGTGTGGGGTCTTTATGCCATCATGGGCTTCACCATCTGGCGGCACACCCTTTCCCCCCGCCAGACGGCCCGTCTGGCCGCCCTGGGATTCATCATCCCCTTCGTCTCCCTCTGGCTGGTGACCTGACCATGATTGTCCCACCCTCCATTAGCGAGCATCTGGTCTGCCTGGGCCTGAACTACCGCACCACTCCCGTGGAGGTGCGGGAGCGCGTGGCCTTCCCCGAATCCAAGGTGCCGGATGCCGTCCAGGAGATCCGCCAGCTTCCCGGATTCGAAGAAAGCGTCGTGCTCAGTACCTGCAACCGCGTGGAGCTATACGCCACCCATTCCCTGAGTGATCCTCTCCAAGCTCACGATACCCTTGTGGACTACCTCGTCCGCCGCTTTGAGCTGCCCCCGGAGCAGGCCGAGGCCCTGGTCACCTACCGGCTGCGCTCGGATGAAGCCGCCCGCCACCTCTTCCGCGTCGTCAGCGGCCTGGACAGCATGGTCCTGGGCGAGACGGAGATCTTCGGCCAAGTCAAGCAGGCTTACAAAGTAGCTTTGGAAACCGGCAGCACTGGCCGTGCGCTGAACAAGCTCTTCCAGCAGGCTTTCACCGTGGGCAAAAAAGTCCGCCACGACACCACTATCCAGCGCGGCTCCACCAGCGTCGGCTCAGTGGCTGTGGACCTGGCGGAAAAAGTCCACGACCTGAAACAGTGCCGTGTCATGCTCGTCGGCGCTGGCGAAATGAGCCGCACCTGCGCCCAGAGCCTGCTTTCACGTGGAGCCCAGAGCATCATCGTCTCCAATCGCAGCTACGACCGCGCCGTCGAGCTGGCCACCGAGATGAAGGGCCGGGCCATGAAATTTGACGAATGGGAGCACGCCCTGCATGAGGTGGACGTCATCATCTCCAGCACCAGCGCGCCGCACTTTGTCATCAAGCCGGAGCTCATTGACCAGGTCATGCGCAAGCGCCGCTGGGATCCCCTGCTCATCATTGACATCGCCGTCCCACGCGACGTGGACCCCGCCGTCAACGAGATCGAAGGCGTGTATCTCTACGACATTGACGCCCTCCAGGCCATCGCCGACGACGGCCGCCGCGAGCGTGAGCGCCAGCTCAGCGCCTGCGAGCGCATTATCGAAGACCATTTAGAGAAATACGGCTTCACCAATCCCGCCTCCCCTTTGGCCGCCAGCAGCCACGTCGCCGTCTGAGCTGTCCGGTAGGACGCCCCTCTTTTACCCCGCCACCTGCATCTTAAACGGGGCCGGTTTGAAAACCACCGGCGTGCCAAAACCTGCCAGCTCGCCATCCACCTCCAATGGAGCCTCCGGATCTGCCGTAACGGTAAACTCCCGCAACTGCACATAATCCAGATCCTCTGCGGGTTCATACCCGCCTTCCAGGATGCCGCGCAGCATTTGGGCGAACTCCCAGCCGCCCAGGCCGCGGAACACCAGCACATCCAGAAGTCCGTCCTGGTTGCAGGCCTTCGGGAACACCGCCACCGGCCCGCCGTAGTGCTTGCCAGCCCCGATGAGGACCACGGAGCCATGCATCGCCGGGCGGCCCTCCACCGTCACCGTCAGCACGGGCGGCTTGCGCGTCAGCACCTGCATCGCGGACATGACGTAACTGAGTGGGCCGAAGCGCTTCTTGCTCTCCCAGGTCGTCTCCTGAATGATCTCCGCATCAAAACCCACACCGGCCAGTTGTACAAAATACTGGTCATTGGCCATCCACAGATCCACCTCCTTCAGCCGGCCGCTGGAAATCTGCGCCCAGCAGGCGGCGATGTCCTGGCTGGGCAGCCCCAGCTCCAGGGAAAACACATTCATCGTCCCCAACGGCAGCACACCCAAAGCGGTGTGTTTCTCCCCCGGCGCTCGCTCCGCATTCACCCGGCAGATGCCTTGCAGCACCTCGTTCATGGTACCATCCCCACCCGCCGCCACGATGAGCGTATGCCCTTCGCGGGCCAGCTTTTCAGCGATCTCCGTGGCCTGTCCGGGGCTCTCCGTCACCACCAGCTCCGGTTCAGGGGTCAGCGCTCGCAGCACCTTCTCACGGGCGGCCGCATGCGTACTGCGCGCGGCGGGATTCAGAATGACGGGGATTCTAGCAGGCATGAGGGCTGTGCCTATCCCCCAAAACCTCCCGGATCACAAGCAACAGTTGCCCAAGGAGAGGGACTTGCCAAGTCCCTGCTTCAACGTCGGTGACGGCATCCTGCAGTCACCGCATGACCAGGATGCCTCATGATGAACGACAGGATTGAGTGCCCTTGATTGGGCGCGACCCAACGAGATCAGGCACATCAGCCGACGATTTTCCTCAGGATGCAGAAAACAGCCTGCGGGACGCGGGCGCTCCAGGAATCATTCACGCAAACTTCGCCAGCAGCTCGCCCGCCTTGGCAGGATCCACTTTCTCAAAGAAATCATCCTCCACCATGCACACGGGGCCGAAGCCGCAGCTGGCCAGGCACTCGGCGAATTCGATGCTGAATTTGCCGTCTTCACTCACCGCGATAGGGTGGTGATGGTCGCAATGGCTGCGGTCGATCTTCGCCTCTTTGCAAAGCGAATCCATCAGCTCATAGCTGCCCGTCATGGCACAGGAAAGGGTGCGGCACACGCGGATGTGATATTTCCCCGGCGCGCTCTGGCGGAAGCCTGGGTAAAACGTCACCACTTCCAGCACCTGGATCGGCTCCAGGCCCAGCTTTGCCGCCACCCAGTTGACGATGTCGTCGCTGATGTAG carries:
- the ccsA gene encoding cytochrome c biogenesis protein CcsA, whose product is MTSDRIALLLSTFAFLAAVFPALRALKTGDWRRGLVQKVIMAIGFLLQTEAIYLRGQVVGQCPMKSVSDILVFIAWSVVLLYFLVGTTYRVSLLGMFTAPLVVAMHVLAFAVPDAFPAYAAKGAIDPWVELHAALALIAYAAFALACVTGVMYLLQERFLKKHLIGGLFYQLPPIQGLAKAIQRQVFLGVLLLTASLAITFKLDTPITNPKLIIAWGVWGLYAIMGFTIWRHTLSPRQTARLAALGFIIPFVSLWLVT
- the hemA gene encoding glutamyl-tRNA reductase, which translates into the protein MIVPPSISEHLVCLGLNYRTTPVEVRERVAFPESKVPDAVQEIRQLPGFEESVVLSTCNRVELYATHSLSDPLQAHDTLVDYLVRRFELPPEQAEALVTYRLRSDEAARHLFRVVSGLDSMVLGETEIFGQVKQAYKVALETGSTGRALNKLFQQAFTVGKKVRHDTTIQRGSTSVGSVAVDLAEKVHDLKQCRVMLVGAGEMSRTCAQSLLSRGAQSIIVSNRSYDRAVELATEMKGRAMKFDEWEHALHEVDVIISSTSAPHFVIKPELIDQVMRKRRWDPLLIIDIAVPRDVDPAVNEIEGVYLYDIDALQAIADDGRRERERQLSACERIIEDHLEKYGFTNPASPLAASSHVAV
- a CDS encoding diacylglycerol kinase family protein; its protein translation is MPARIPVILNPAARSTHAAAREKVLRALTPEPELVVTESPGQATEIAEKLAREGHTLIVAAGGDGTMNEVLQGICRVNAERAPGEKHTALGVLPLGTMNVFSLELGLPSQDIAACWAQISSGRLKEVDLWMANDQYFVQLAGVGFDAEIIQETTWESKKRFGPLSYVMSAMQVLTRKPPVLTVTVEGRPAMHGSVVLIGAGKHYGGPVAVFPKACNQDGLLDVLVFRGLGGWEFAQMLRGILEGGYEPAEDLDYVQLREFTVTADPEAPLEVDGELAGFGTPVVFKPAPFKMQVAG
- a CDS encoding NAD(P)H-dependent oxidoreductase subunit E, which gives rise to MAFAVPAELESKMDEVITHYPVSKRSAVLPLLHLMQEHYRYISDDIVNWVAAKLGLEPIQVLEVVTFYPGFRQSAPGKYHIRVCRTLSCAMTGSYELMDSLCKEAKIDRSHCDHHHPIAVSEDGKFSIEFAECLASCGFGPVCMVEDDFFEKVDPAKAGELLAKFA